The genomic region acaTATGGCAGCAACGTGCTGGCCTGGGAGAGAGGGAACATTGTGAAAGAGTAGATCTGGCTGACCATTTCTCTTTGAAACTGAGGATATAGTGGCCATTGTGTCCACATCGataggtagcctggtcccagatgtcTTTGTGCTGTATTGCCAACTCCTATATTCTTTGCCATGACAATAACTGTAGGAGTTGGCAATACAGCACAAagagatctggaaccaggctactgTGTAGAAACATTGCAACAAAGGGAGTCTGTGCAAcatgatgtgtttgatactgtacTTCAGGGGAGTGGAGATGCAGCTCTCCATGTCTGCTGCCGAAAGACGGACCTGGAGATAGCCAAAGTCCTCATTGAGAATGGGGCCAATGTAGACATCCAAAATGTGAGTAGGCAGTGTATTAGTTTCCCCTTGCAAACAGGGAGACAAGACTATCACAGGCATGAGTAATCAAACTTAATATACTGTTCTCTGCACTGCATTCTGTTCTGGTAAACTTTCATAGACAAGACATTGGTATGGAGACAGTAAAAACATCTAGCACAGCTATTGGGTGTGGTTATTGTAGAGTTGTACATCTGTTGTTTCCTGTCTGACAGGAGGAAGGACAGACTCCTCTCCACATAGCT from Salvelinus sp. IW2-2015 unplaced genomic scaffold, ASM291031v2 Un_scaffold8580, whole genome shotgun sequence harbors:
- the LOC112079589 gene encoding ankyrin repeat and protein kinase domain-containing protein 1-like; this translates as MTITVGVGNTAQRDLEPGYCVETLQQRESVQHDVFDTVLQGSGDAALHVCCRKTDLEIAKVLIENGANVDIQNEEGQTPLHIAAWEGDVLLLKLFYQSKANPNVTDKMDRSPLHIAAERGHTNVVEVLTEKFKSNVLARTK